Proteins from a single region of Segatella copri:
- a CDS encoding starch-binding protein, which yields MQKFYTLICTLVLLLSMTFMAPVSALAADYTPVVTENEISVFLETSYDNAKIWAWNDKVKQFTTAAWPGDAMTLMGTKDGKKVFKWTYTGGTEIPTGVIFTHDGGQKLNGGDQEFKNHGYYVEGKYTKTIETAPAGKVKVFFDNTIENLKNVYCYIYNGTEASVEWPGVKMQLDEETEYNGKKGYYSLEVPAAFLTGCFVINNGEAGSTLQGETVYVNGKVVTAIENTTITAVKKTTDDAWYSITGVRISKPAQPGLYIHNGKKVIIRK from the coding sequence ATGCAGAAATTTTATACGTTGATTTGTACACTGGTATTGCTGCTGAGCATGACCTTCATGGCTCCAGTTTCAGCACTTGCGGCAGACTATACACCAGTGGTAACGGAAAATGAAATCTCCGTGTTCTTGGAAACAAGTTATGACAATGCCAAAATTTGGGCCTGGAATGACAAGGTTAAACAGTTTACTACTGCTGCTTGGCCTGGAGATGCCATGACCTTGATGGGAACTAAAGATGGCAAGAAAGTCTTTAAATGGACTTATACAGGTGGAACTGAAATCCCTACAGGTGTGATTTTTACTCATGATGGTGGGCAGAAGCTGAATGGCGGTGATCAGGAATTCAAGAATCATGGTTATTACGTAGAAGGTAAATATACCAAGACCATTGAGACTGCTCCTGCAGGCAAGGTAAAGGTGTTCTTTGATAATACAATAGAGAACCTGAAGAATGTATATTGCTATATTTATAACGGAACTGAGGCTTCTGTAGAATGGCCTGGCGTGAAGATGCAGCTCGACGAAGAGACTGAGTATAACGGCAAGAAAGGCTATTATTCTTTGGAGGTTCCTGCTGCTTTCCTTACAGGTTGTTTCGTCATCAATAATGGCGAAGCAGGTTCAACTCTTCAGGGAGAAACGGTTTATGTAAACGGTAAGGTTGTTACAGCCATAGAGAATACTACCATCACAGCTGTGAAGAAGACAACCGATGATGCCTGGTATTCTATCACAGGTGTCCGTATCAGCAAGCCTGCTCAGCCAGGACTCTATATTCATAATGGTAAGAAAGTAATCATCAGAAAATAA
- a CDS encoding replication initiation protein: MEQFNQQHPGGQQAFPQTNQQEKQLIAILGVQGLSYQNYSVVELKIVLQIIKHAQKAILGYVIPYQVTSQTFNGFTAEQRAAGHTDVIMKLSEFKFGTGHYPQLRDAIQRIESKPIQLPFKQGDQTYYRKFACLFKSEIYQDRHKNWMVKFRFDNNVIRFFYNFDKGVSRIDLNAINQCRSASSIKLYLIMNCWAVKGFTISKTARIQQLMHGREDYYKTWSALDNKCLTFACKDLKRLYRNHIIDQYLTYKPFFLEEGKKEKHHLPEHITFTLHDRRTSGETAEGAEVSSELRGQRSKLKLRLQCNYDVSEKKADQLSGYLRLDMIGDLEDFFLRKDYYIANCRRSNKKMNMGGYMTTAMIGFFKDHGVEGL; encoded by the coding sequence ATGGAACAATTTAATCAACAGCATCCGGGCGGGCAGCAGGCCTTCCCTCAGACAAATCAACAAGAGAAACAACTGATAGCCATCCTTGGCGTACAGGGATTGTCTTACCAGAACTATTCTGTGGTAGAACTCAAAATCGTTCTACAGATTATCAAGCATGCCCAGAAAGCCATCTTGGGCTATGTGATCCCTTATCAGGTAACTTCACAGACTTTTAATGGATTCACCGCAGAACAGAGAGCTGCAGGCCACACCGATGTCATCATGAAACTGTCGGAGTTTAAATTTGGAACTGGACATTATCCGCAATTGCGCGATGCCATCCAGCGTATAGAATCCAAGCCCATCCAGCTGCCGTTCAAGCAGGGCGACCAGACCTACTACCGGAAATTTGCATGCCTGTTTAAGAGTGAGATATACCAAGACCGGCACAAGAACTGGATGGTAAAATTCCGCTTCGACAACAACGTGATACGGTTTTTCTACAATTTCGACAAGGGAGTCAGCCGTATCGACCTCAATGCCATCAACCAATGCCGCAGCGCATCGAGCATCAAGTTATATCTCATCATGAACTGCTGGGCTGTAAAGGGATTCACCATCAGCAAAACGGCACGTATCCAGCAACTGATGCATGGCAGGGAAGATTACTACAAGACCTGGTCGGCACTGGACAACAAATGTCTGACTTTTGCCTGCAAAGACCTCAAGCGCCTTTACCGGAACCACATCATCGACCAGTATCTTACCTATAAACCTTTCTTTCTGGAGGAGGGTAAAAAAGAGAAGCATCACCTGCCCGAACACATCACCTTTACCCTGCACGACCGTCGCACTTCTGGCGAAACTGCGGAGGGTGCAGAAGTGAGCAGCGAACTGAGAGGACAGCGGAGCAAACTGAAACTCCGGCTGCAATGCAATTATGATGTGAGCGAGAAGAAGGCTGACCAGCTGAGCGGCTATCTCAGGTTAGATATGATTGGCGACCTGGAGGACTTCTTCCTGCGAAAGGATTATTACATAGCCAACTGCAGGCGTTCGAACAAGAAGATGAACATGGGTGGCTATATGACCACAGCCATGATAGGTTTCTTTAAGGATCATGGTGTAGAAGGATTGTAA
- a CDS encoding DUF4248 domain-containing protein, with protein MNYPQRMYSKTELGLLYFPDTTDGATARRHIMGWIKRCEPLWNELQRLGYQEHSQYFPPRQVSTIFEYLGEPGA; from the coding sequence ATGAATTATCCCCAACGTATGTACAGCAAGACCGAGCTGGGTCTGCTCTACTTTCCCGACACAACCGACGGGGCAACAGCGCGCCGTCATATCATGGGATGGATTAAGCGTTGTGAGCCCCTCTGGAACGAGCTGCAACGTTTAGGCTACCAGGAGCATAGCCAGTATTTCCCTCCCCGCCAGGTATCCACCATCTTCGAATACCTGGGCGAGCCGGGGGCATAA
- a CDS encoding murein hydrolase activator EnvC family protein: MKRILLFIMAITFSLAPFAQKHSAQKKPVRKTAVTAKKKAATPARKTNSRSHAARKTSKPAAPTRAERKAATYSNASIRGLQGQRASIQKKIREQEQALQRNKADVKKRLEDLMALNGEIDQRQKKIDGIQKDIHHIDGNIGILQAQLKTLQQQLQDRKNKYIRSMRYMSRHHTVQDKLMFIFSAKNLTQMYRRLSFIRQYSSYQKAQGEAVKAKQKQVNEKHQQLQHVRGHKNTLLYKGKQEKTALEGKQTQQQEMVQGLQKQQKTIQAVIADQRQKDAAINAQIDRLIAQEVAKARARAAAEAKKKAAAAAAAKKRAEELARKKAAAEAAARENARRIAEAKAREAAAEAARRKAAEEARLAAEAARKAQEEAAAQAAAQAKAKAQARARAAAEAAQRAAAEQAARQAAAEQAARKAEAERQAAELKAKMDAERSTREIAAAKKEAQEASTLSSVDRMLSGGFEANRGRLPMPISGSYRVVSHFGQYNVEGLKGITLDNKGINIQGKTGCVARSIYDGEVSAVFGYGGMWNVLVRHGAYISVYCNLKSVSVHKGQKVSTRQALGSVGSENILQFQLRKETAKLNPEAWLSR; the protein is encoded by the coding sequence ATGAAGCGAATCTTATTATTCATCATGGCAATCACCTTCTCGCTCGCACCTTTTGCGCAGAAGCATTCTGCCCAGAAGAAGCCGGTGAGAAAGACTGCCGTAACTGCGAAAAAGAAGGCTGCTACTCCTGCCAGAAAGACGAACAGCAGAAGTCATGCGGCCAGAAAGACATCCAAACCAGCTGCGCCAACCAGAGCAGAACGCAAGGCGGCAACCTATAGCAATGCCTCTATCCGAGGTTTGCAGGGACAGCGCGCTTCTATCCAGAAGAAGATCAGAGAGCAGGAGCAGGCTTTGCAGAGAAATAAGGCGGATGTGAAGAAACGTCTTGAAGACCTGATGGCGCTGAACGGAGAAATAGACCAGCGTCAGAAGAAAATTGACGGTATCCAGAAGGATATCCATCATATTGACGGCAATATCGGCATTCTGCAGGCACAGTTGAAAACGCTTCAGCAACAGTTGCAGGACCGCAAGAACAAGTATATCCGTTCCATGCGCTATATGAGCCGTCATCATACGGTTCAGGACAAGCTGATGTTCATCTTCAGTGCCAAGAATCTGACACAGATGTATCGCCGCCTTTCCTTCATCCGCCAGTATTCTTCCTATCAGAAGGCGCAGGGCGAGGCTGTAAAGGCTAAGCAGAAGCAGGTGAACGAGAAGCACCAGCAGTTGCAGCATGTAAGGGGACATAAGAACACCTTATTATATAAGGGTAAGCAGGAGAAGACGGCATTGGAAGGTAAGCAGACCCAGCAGCAGGAAATGGTGCAGGGACTGCAGAAACAGCAGAAGACCATTCAGGCTGTCATCGCCGACCAGCGTCAGAAAGATGCGGCAATCAACGCTCAGATTGACCGCTTGATTGCTCAGGAAGTAGCCAAGGCTCGTGCCCGTGCTGCTGCCGAGGCTAAGAAGAAAGCCGCTGCCGCTGCTGCCGCCAAGAAACGTGCCGAGGAACTGGCTCGCAAAAAAGCTGCTGCCGAGGCTGCTGCCAGGGAGAATGCCCGTCGTATAGCCGAAGCCAAGGCGCGTGAGGCTGCTGCCGAAGCTGCCCGCAGAAAGGCTGCCGAAGAAGCAAGACTGGCTGCCGAGGCTGCAAGAAAGGCTCAGGAGGAGGCTGCTGCCCAGGCTGCTGCTCAGGCGAAGGCTAAAGCGCAGGCTAGGGCGCGTGCTGCTGCCGAGGCTGCCCAGCGTGCCGCCGCAGAACAGGCTGCCCGTCAGGCTGCTGCCGAACAGGCTGCAAGAAAGGCAGAGGCTGAAAGACAGGCTGCCGAGTTGAAGGCGAAGATGGATGCGGAACGCAGTACCCGTGAGATTGCCGCTGCCAAGAAGGAGGCACAGGAGGCTTCTACCTTGAGTTCGGTAGACCGCATGCTGAGCGGTGGATTCGAGGCTAACCGTGGTAGATTGCCGATGCCTATCAGCGGCAGTTACCGTGTGGTGAGTCATTTCGGTCAGTATAATGTGGAAGGCTTGAAGGGCATAACGCTCGACAATAAGGGTATCAATATCCAGGGCAAGACGGGTTGTGTGGCTCGCAGCATCTACGATGGTGAGGTGAGTGCCGTCTTCGGTTATGGTGGCATGTGGAACGTGCTGGTCCGTCATGGTGCCTACATCTCTGTTTACTGTAATCTGAAATCGGTCAGCGTTCATAAGGGTCAGAAGGTAAGTACCCGTCAGGCTTTGGGTAGTGTTGGCTCTGAAAACATCCTCCAGTTCCAGCTTCGCAAGGAGACTGCCAAGCTCAATCCGGAGGCTTGGCTGAGCCGATAA
- a CDS encoding DUF4292 domain-containing protein, whose product MKKNKMMLLAAACSILLLGSCGTSRNLQGSGSSSASHQKENATKGSDSRQSETFRKLAFVQKVSDNQVYTRNIVGNMSFTLQAGDKDITVPGKLSMRKDEIIRIQLFIPILGTEVGRLEFTPDHVLIIDRLHKEYIKADYTQVDFLKKQGISFYSLQALFWNQLLLPGERTVKESDLKKFDATLDVAGDAVPVSFRNGNMTYSWSANRTTGRITAADVVYKSAQNGTSNLHVDYGNFKSVGVKMFPASLNLSMTTTATRKKQEAKISLELNQVKTDSKWSTQTEISGKYKQISPTDVLSKILSM is encoded by the coding sequence ATGAAGAAGAATAAGATGATGCTGCTTGCCGCAGCCTGCAGCATCCTGCTCCTCGGTTCTTGCGGAACCAGCAGGAATTTACAGGGTTCTGGCTCCTCATCAGCCAGTCATCAGAAAGAGAATGCCACCAAGGGTTCTGACTCTCGTCAGAGTGAGACGTTCAGGAAGTTGGCTTTCGTACAGAAGGTTTCAGACAATCAGGTGTATACCAGGAATATTGTAGGCAACATGTCGTTTACTCTCCAGGCTGGTGATAAGGACATTACTGTGCCGGGCAAACTGAGCATGCGTAAGGATGAAATCATCCGCATCCAGCTCTTTATTCCTATCTTAGGTACAGAGGTGGGCCGTCTGGAGTTTACTCCCGACCATGTACTTATCATCGACCGTCTGCACAAGGAATATATCAAGGCAGATTATACCCAGGTAGACTTCCTCAAGAAGCAGGGCATCTCCTTCTATTCTCTGCAGGCTCTCTTCTGGAACCAGCTGCTCCTGCCGGGCGAAAGGACTGTGAAAGAATCAGACCTGAAGAAGTTTGATGCCACCTTGGATGTGGCAGGAGATGCTGTGCCGGTTAGTTTCAGAAACGGCAATATGACCTATTCCTGGTCTGCCAACCGCACAACCGGCCGTATCACAGCAGCAGATGTTGTCTATAAGAGTGCACAGAACGGCACCTCCAATCTCCACGTCGACTACGGCAACTTCAAGAGTGTAGGTGTCAAGATGTTCCCTGCCTCCCTGAATCTGTCGATGACCACTACTGCTACCAGAAAAAAGCAGGAGGCTAAGATCAGTCTGGAATTGAATCAGGTGAAGACCGACAGCAAATGGAGCACTCAGACCGAGATTTCGGGCAAATACAAGCAGATTTCTCCAACAGATGTGCTCAGCAAGATATTGAGTATGTAG
- a CDS encoding tetratricopeptide repeat protein gives MNLRNISWAMGLVLLGSVAMPSLARKKKVQPVQKPAVQEDHLSPNDRQRYNYFFLEGARQQAAGNYSAAFDLFEHARKIDPKAAETYFYESLFYSQLKQDSLALAYMQKAKELNPENQTYAEQLGRYYIGSQKYDLAIDAYENLYAKNHDNTDALRILVQLYSQNKDYKSVLKTISRLEVEEGESEQFTLSKMRVYELMNDKKAAYQELKSLVDQHPLDMQYKTMLGNWLVQHDRQKEAYKCFTDVLKEEPDNSYAQMSLYDYYNATHQEQLAGQMLDKILMSPKSDLETKVMMYRSFIQKNESEGGDSTKVIALFDKALNVAHPSAEVAEMKAAYMSLKKMPADSVCRAFEKVLTIAPDNVNARMQLVQMLWNEKKYDLVSQQCKAAQEYNPEEMVFYYFGGMAYYQKDKEDEALREFRLGLAQVNAQSPADLVSDLYAVTGDILHKKGEEQEAFAAYDSCLQWKDDNVMALNNYAYYLSEKGVDLHKAESMSYKTIKAEPNNGTYLDTYAWILFMEERYTDAKTYIDQALKNRDSTADNSTVLEHAGDIYYMNGMADESVDFWKKAYTGENQTEVLAWKIKNRQYITEEELKKRNAPKQKPAATKKSVRKGKKK, from the coding sequence ATGAATCTTAGAAATATCAGTTGGGCAATGGGGCTGGTCTTGCTGGGCTCGGTAGCCATGCCGTCGCTTGCCCGTAAGAAGAAGGTGCAGCCGGTTCAGAAGCCGGCGGTTCAGGAGGATCATCTCTCTCCGAACGACCGCCAGCGCTACAACTATTTCTTCCTGGAGGGAGCGCGCCAGCAGGCTGCCGGCAATTATTCGGCAGCTTTCGACCTCTTTGAGCATGCCCGGAAGATAGACCCGAAGGCGGCTGAAACCTATTTCTATGAGTCGCTTTTCTATTCTCAGCTCAAGCAGGATTCCCTGGCACTTGCCTATATGCAGAAGGCAAAAGAACTGAATCCGGAAAACCAGACCTATGCAGAGCAGTTGGGTAGATATTATATAGGTAGCCAGAAATACGATCTTGCCATCGATGCCTATGAAAATCTGTATGCCAAAAACCACGATAATACCGATGCCCTCCGCATCCTGGTTCAGCTTTATTCCCAGAACAAGGATTATAAATCAGTACTCAAAACCATTTCGCGTCTTGAGGTGGAAGAAGGTGAAAGCGAACAGTTCACCCTCTCTAAAATGAGAGTTTATGAACTGATGAACGACAAGAAGGCTGCCTATCAGGAACTGAAGTCGCTGGTAGACCAGCATCCGCTGGATATGCAGTACAAGACGATGCTGGGCAACTGGCTCGTACAGCACGACCGCCAGAAGGAAGCTTACAAGTGCTTTACCGATGTGCTGAAGGAAGAGCCTGACAATTCCTATGCCCAGATGTCGCTTTATGACTATTATAATGCCACTCATCAGGAGCAGCTTGCCGGGCAGATGCTCGATAAGATATTGATGAGTCCGAAATCGGATCTGGAGACCAAGGTGATGATGTACCGCTCTTTCATTCAGAAGAACGAGAGCGAAGGTGGCGATTCTACCAAGGTGATTGCGCTGTTTGACAAGGCGCTCAACGTGGCTCATCCGTCAGCCGAAGTGGCAGAGATGAAAGCTGCTTATATGAGTTTGAAGAAGATGCCTGCCGACTCTGTTTGCCGTGCCTTCGAAAAGGTGCTTACCATAGCTCCGGATAACGTGAATGCCAGAATGCAACTCGTACAGATGCTCTGGAACGAGAAGAAATATGACCTGGTTTCCCAGCAATGTAAGGCGGCTCAGGAGTATAATCCCGAAGAAATGGTGTTCTATTACTTCGGTGGAATGGCGTATTATCAGAAAGATAAGGAAGACGAGGCGCTCCGTGAGTTCCGTCTCGGATTGGCGCAGGTGAATGCACAGTCGCCGGCAGACCTGGTTTCTGACCTCTATGCCGTAACCGGCGATATCCTTCATAAGAAAGGTGAAGAGCAGGAAGCCTTTGCGGCTTACGACTCCTGCCTGCAATGGAAAGATGACAACGTGATGGCGCTGAACAACTATGCCTACTATCTGAGCGAGAAGGGTGTTGACCTGCATAAAGCTGAGTCGATGAGCTACAAGACCATCAAGGCAGAGCCGAACAACGGTACTTATCTGGATACCTATGCTTGGATTCTCTTTATGGAAGAACGCTATACTGATGCCAAGACTTATATAGACCAGGCACTCAAAAACCGCGATTCCACCGCAGATAACAGTACGGTTCTGGAACATGCCGGAGATATCTATTATATGAATGGTATGGCCGATGAATCCGTAGATTTCTGGAAGAAAGCCTATACCGGCGAGAACCAGACTGAGGTGCTGGCATGGAAGATTAAGAACAGACAATATATTACCGAAGAAGAACTGAAGAAGCGTAATGCGCCAAAGCAGAAACCTGCCGCTACGAAGAAGTCAGTTAGAAAAGGTAAGAAGAAATAA
- the dut gene encoding dUTP diphosphatase, with translation MIKVQIINKGHQPLPAFATPQSAGMDLRANIDEAIVLHPMERRLVPTGLYIALPAGYEAQIRPRSGLALKHGITVLNTPGTIDADYRGEIMVLLINFSTEDFVINDGERIAQMVLAKHEQCDFIEVNELDETERGAGGYGHTGVK, from the coding sequence ATGATAAAAGTACAGATTATCAACAAGGGGCATCAGCCTCTACCTGCGTTTGCCACACCTCAGAGTGCCGGCATGGATTTGCGTGCAAACATCGATGAGGCAATCGTGCTTCATCCTATGGAGCGACGACTGGTGCCAACCGGTCTTTATATAGCTTTGCCTGCAGGTTATGAAGCGCAGATCCGTCCTCGCAGCGGTCTGGCTTTGAAGCATGGCATTACCGTATTGAATACGCCGGGAACCATCGATGCCGATTATCGCGGTGAAATCATGGTTCTGCTCATCAATTTCTCTACAGAGGATTTCGTTATCAACGATGGCGAGCGTATAGCCCAGATGGTGCTGGCTAAGCACGAACAATGCGATTTCATCGAGGTTAATGAGCTCGATGAAACCGAACGTGGAGCCGGCGGATACGGTCATACGGGTGTAAAATAA
- a CDS encoding deoxyguanosinetriphosphate triphosphohydrolase: MEWKQLISNKRFGQEHKHAERHDDRSEFKRDYDRLIFSSAFRRLQNKTQVFPLPGSIFVHNRLTHSLEVASVGMSIGNDISRRVIQKRPELKDTLVEEIGTIVSAACLAHDLGNPPFGHSGEKAIQTFFSEGPGQKIKSMVSSEFWDDITHFEGNANAFRILTHRFKGRRQGGFVMTYSMLASIVKYPFASCLAGNHGKFGFFASEAESYRKIADELGIFCKSAPGEPLKYARHPLVYMVEAADDICYEIMDIEDSHKLKILSFAETEHLLLSFFDEDIQQKIRQRIIDEELTDENEKVVYMRASVIGKLENECVAAFLAHEEEILAGTFEGSLIDHISERQKKAYKECEKISYSKIYQSKPVLDIELSGYKIMATLMEVFIEAAVNPSRFYSKQLLRRVSSQYDIENKNLEERIMAVIDYISGMTDIYALDIYQKINGISLPIV, encoded by the coding sequence ATGGAATGGAAACAACTGATATCCAACAAGCGTTTCGGACAGGAGCATAAGCATGCCGAGCGCCATGATGATCGCTCTGAATTCAAGCGCGATTACGACCGTCTTATCTTTTCATCGGCATTCCGCCGCCTGCAGAACAAGACGCAGGTTTTCCCTTTGCCGGGCAGCATCTTCGTTCACAACCGCCTCACCCACAGTCTAGAGGTGGCGAGTGTAGGCATGTCGATAGGTAACGACATTTCCCGACGTGTCATCCAGAAGCGGCCTGAACTGAAGGATACGCTTGTCGAGGAGATAGGTACCATCGTAAGTGCAGCCTGTCTGGCACATGATTTGGGCAATCCGCCTTTCGGTCATTCCGGCGAGAAAGCCATCCAGACTTTCTTCTCTGAAGGACCAGGTCAGAAGATAAAATCAATGGTTTCATCGGAGTTTTGGGATGATATTACGCATTTCGAAGGCAACGCTAATGCCTTCAGAATCCTGACCCACCGGTTCAAGGGGCGCCGTCAGGGAGGCTTCGTGATGACCTATTCCATGCTTGCTTCCATCGTGAAATACCCGTTTGCAAGCTGTCTTGCCGGCAACCACGGCAAGTTCGGTTTCTTTGCTTCAGAAGCGGAATCTTATAGGAAAATTGCCGATGAATTGGGCATTTTTTGCAAATCAGCACCGGGTGAGCCTCTCAAATATGCCCGCCATCCACTTGTATATATGGTAGAAGCTGCCGACGATATCTGCTACGAAATCATGGACATCGAAGACTCCCATAAGCTCAAGATTCTTTCCTTTGCCGAGACGGAGCACTTGCTGCTGAGTTTCTTCGATGAAGATATCCAGCAGAAGATACGCCAGCGCATCATCGACGAAGAACTGACTGACGAAAACGAGAAAGTGGTTTACATGAGAGCCAGCGTCATCGGCAAACTGGAGAACGAATGTGTGGCAGCCTTCCTGGCGCACGAGGAGGAAATTCTTGCCGGAACTTTCGAGGGCAGTCTCATCGACCATATTTCCGAGCGCCAGAAAAAGGCATACAAGGAATGTGAGAAGATCTCCTACTCTAAGATTTACCAAAGCAAGCCGGTACTCGACATAGAACTGTCGGGTTATAAAATCATGGCAACTCTGATGGAGGTTTTCATCGAGGCAGCCGTCAACCCATCGCGCTTCTACTCCAAACAGCTCCTGCGCCGGGTAAGCAGCCAGTATGATATAGAGAACAAGAATCTGGAGGAGCGCATCATGGCGGTAATTGATTATATCAGCGGCATGACCGACATCTATGCGCTCGACATCTATCAGAAGATCAACGGAATCAGTCTGCCTATTGTATAA
- a CDS encoding PDDEXK nuclease domain-containing protein translates to MDKPINILDKDYLQWVKELCKRYRQSQVKAAVKVNHVVLQFYWELGKDICNKEAENRYGSKFYAALSRDLRNEMPDAEGLSERNLRYTKKFYQLYSQEIRILQQLAANSESEILQQPAAKFNTEFTQQVANQLKRDIFSIPWGHHMLLIDKFLTEPQKALFYVQQVIENGWSRNVLHNYIDSSLYERQGKALSNFTRTLPDVGSDLAQEITRDPYNFAFTGITKPYNERILKDALLNNITKFLTELGTGFAYVGKEYRLQIGEKENFIDLLFYNLNLSCYIVLEVKIGSFTFADVGQLGGYVVACNHLLRKEGRDNPTIGLLICKEKDRIQAQYALESSSQPIAISEYDLEKFYPEKLEGTMPTIEEWEAKLGGNIEHE, encoded by the coding sequence ATGGACAAGCCGATAAACATTTTAGATAAAGATTACTTGCAATGGGTCAAGGAACTCTGTAAGCGTTATCGCCAGAGCCAGGTTAAGGCTGCGGTAAAGGTGAACCATGTCGTTCTGCAATTCTATTGGGAATTAGGAAAAGACATATGTAATAAAGAAGCAGAAAACAGGTATGGAAGTAAGTTTTATGCAGCTTTGAGCCGAGATTTGCGGAATGAAATGCCTGATGCAGAAGGATTGTCAGAAAGAAATTTGCGCTATACAAAAAAGTTCTATCAGCTTTATAGTCAAGAAATTAGAATTTTGCAGCAACTTGCTGCCAATTCAGAAAGTGAAATTTTGCAGCAGCCTGCTGCAAAATTCAATACAGAATTTACTCAGCAAGTTGCTAACCAATTAAAAAGAGATATTTTTTCAATTCCTTGGGGGCATCACATGCTGTTGATAGATAAGTTTTTGACAGAACCCCAAAAGGCATTGTTCTATGTACAACAAGTCATAGAGAATGGTTGGAGCAGAAATGTCCTTCACAATTATATAGATTCGTCTCTGTATGAGCGACAAGGGAAAGCTTTGAGTAATTTTACTCGGACATTACCTGATGTCGGCAGCGATTTGGCACAAGAAATTACAAGAGACCCATATAATTTTGCTTTTACAGGTATCACTAAGCCGTATAATGAGCGCATTCTTAAAGATGCTTTGCTCAATAATATCACCAAGTTCCTTACCGAACTGGGTACTGGCTTTGCATACGTAGGCAAGGAATATCGCTTGCAGATAGGAGAGAAAGAGAACTTTATCGACCTGCTCTTTTACAATTTGAACTTGTCATGCTATATAGTTCTGGAAGTCAAGATAGGATCATTCACTTTTGCAGATGTCGGGCAACTTGGTGGCTATGTAGTTGCTTGCAACCATCTTCTTCGCAAAGAGGGGAGAGACAACCCTACAATAGGTTTACTTATTTGCAAGGAGAAAGACCGCATTCAGGCACAGTATGCCCTGGAATCAAGCAGCCAACCCATAGCTATTTCTGAGTATGATCTAGAAAAGTTCTATCCTGAGAAATTGGAAGGAACTATGCCGACGATAGAGGAATGGGAAGCTAAGTTGGGCGGTAACATTGAACACGAATAA
- a CDS encoding GNAT family N-acetyltransferase, giving the protein MEEEIIQPIDRELLKSELTPDKQLRMTNKSHNEIYIVTANDSPNVLKEIGRLREIAFREAGGGTGKSMDLDEFDFGDNCYKQLIVWNPEADEIIGGYRYLLGKDWLLDEKGQPKLATSHMFHFSDKFLKEYMPYTVELGRSFVSLEYQNVRTNTKSIFALDNLWDGLGALTVLYPEVKYFFGKMTMYPSYIRRGRDMILYFLKKHFDDKENLVIPMKPLKLDTPESDLAAIFTEDNFKADYRILNREVRKLGYNIPPLVNAYMSLSPTMKLFGTAINYGFGDVEETGILIAIDEILEEKRVRHINSFIKEHPEALKITSGANKVIYKEKNI; this is encoded by the coding sequence ATGGAAGAAGAAATCATCCAACCGATTGACCGTGAGCTCCTGAAGAGTGAGCTTACACCCGACAAGCAACTGAGAATGACCAATAAGAGCCATAACGAGATTTACATCGTTACGGCAAATGATTCGCCTAATGTGCTGAAAGAGATTGGTCGACTTCGTGAAATCGCTTTCCGCGAGGCGGGAGGCGGAACGGGCAAATCTATGGATCTTGATGAGTTCGACTTTGGTGACAACTGTTACAAGCAGCTGATTGTCTGGAATCCTGAAGCCGATGAGATTATCGGCGGTTACCGTTATCTCCTGGGTAAGGACTGGCTGCTCGATGAGAAGGGGCAGCCTAAGCTGGCAACCAGCCACATGTTCCATTTCTCCGACAAGTTCCTCAAGGAGTATATGCCTTATACCGTAGAGTTGGGCCGTTCCTTCGTTTCGCTCGAATATCAGAATGTGCGTACTAACACCAAGAGCATCTTTGCTCTCGACAATCTCTGGGATGGTTTGGGCGCTTTGACGGTTCTCTATCCGGAAGTAAAATATTTCTTCGGAAAGATGACGATGTATCCGTCTTACATCCGTCGTGGCCGCGACATGATTCTCTATTTCCTCAAGAAGCATTTTGATGACAAGGAGAATCTCGTAATCCCGATGAAACCGCTGAAATTGGATACTCCGGAGAGTGATTTGGCTGCCATCTTTACAGAAGATAACTTCAAGGCAGACTATCGTATCCTGAACCGTGAAGTTCGCAAGTTGGGTTATAATATCCCTCCTCTTGTTAATGCCTACATGAGTCTGAGTCCTACGATGAAGCTTTTCGGTACTGCCATCAACTATGGCTTTGGTGATGTAGAGGAGACTGGTATCCTCATCGCCATCGATGAGATTCTCGAAGAGAAGCGAGTTCGCCACATCAACAGTTTTATTAAGGAACATCCTGAGGCTCTGAAGATTACGAGCGGAGCCAATAAAGTAATTTATAAGGAAAAAAATATCTAA